CAATTGCGCGCTTACCTCTGCCTCGTGCCGTGCCTTCGTCTTGCCTGCGAAAATGCTCCCGCGGCAACCGTAATGATCGGCACGAGGGTGCTCGCCCACTCTCGCGTCGATCCAGCGATTCGATGGGGTGTTGCTGCTCCTGGGTGCGTGGCGTTTGTGCCGTGAGATACAAATGCAGGAGCCTTCTGACCTGCACAGGCTGCTGCTCGTGGATCCGTGGCGTTTGTGCCGTGAGATACAAATGCAGGAGCCTTCTGACCTGCGCAGGCTGCTGCTCGTGGATCCGTGGCGTCTgcggcaggaggaagaagaaggaggccGCACAAGAGACATCAACTTCAgagacaaagaaaacaaagaggaAGTGGGGGTGGGGGCGTGGCGGTGGTGGCAAGACTGCCCATGAAGCTGAGGAGCCATTGACGTCGGAGACgaacaagaagaggaagaatgGAGCAACGAGCCTGGAGATGGATAAGAGCAAATGGCTCAAGAACAGAAtttggaaaaagaagaagccgaAAAACGAACAATTAGCGACCCTTGTGAAAGAGATTTCACTCAAAAGTAATGTATTCAATTCTCTGGTCATGCCTTCCATCATCTTACTGTCCATCTTTTCAGAGAAACTAAATTCAGCAATGCAGATACCGATCAATATCTGCACAACACAGATATATATCGGGGGCATTCAACTATTCAATTGAAAATATGGGGGTGAGAATTTTTTGTTCAAACATATAGAACTGAAGGATTAATAATGCTCAGGAAAGTTTGTCTGTCCATTGCCCACTAGTTGGAATTGGGCCTACTTTCAGTTTTTAATTTCTTACCTATAATTCATGTTTGTACAACAAACGGATTAAGTGGGCATTTCTGACCGAGAGGAAGTGTTACACGCAGATAGTCCCAAGGCCAGGGCTGCAGCAGGGGAGATACTACGAATCGGCAACCACAACATTCCTAGCAAGGTGTTTACGTTCCTTCAATTGTCTGATGCAACCAACTCTTTCAGCCCAGAGAATCTCCTAGGAGAAGGTGGCTTTGGAAGGGTGTATAGAGGATACAATTCAGAGACTATGGAGGTAACAAGCATTCCTTCTCACAGCTTCCTATTCTATGTTACATTAACTTGGCAGGCGAAGATGCAAATTGCAATGTTACGTACAGGGACAACATGTTTCCGAAATAACTGATGTACATACCTAGGTCATAGCAGTTAAGCAGCTCGACAAGGACGGGTTGCAGGGAAACCGTGAATTCCTCGTCGAGGTGCTGATGCTTAGCCTCCTTCATCACCCAAACCTTGTTACCTTGCTTGGCTACTGCACCGAATGTGACCAGAAGATTCTAGTATATGAGTATATGCCCCTCGGATCGTTGCAAGATCATCTTCTAGGTAATATAGAACGACAATGTTATTGTATTCAAAAATATTTAGCAGAACTACAAGACCAGAAATTATGATCGCACTTTTATAACAGTATACCGTTTGGCACTTGAATTCTGCAGATCTTACACCAAAATCTCAGCCCCTGTCCTGGCATACACGGATGAAGATTGCGGTCGATGCTGCCAGAGGCCTCGAGTACTTGCATGAGGTAGCTAATCCACCGGTGATATACCGTGATCTCAAGGCATCAAACATTCTCTTGGATGGAACTTTCAATGCAAAGTTGTCAGATTTTGGCCTGGCAAAGCTTGGCCCTGTCGGCGACAAAAGTCATGTCACCACAAGGGTGATGGGCACGTATGGATACTGCGCCCCCGAGTATGCCATGTCTGGCAAGCTAACAAAGATGTCAGACATCTATT
The Brachypodium distachyon strain Bd21 chromosome 2, Brachypodium_distachyon_v3.0, whole genome shotgun sequence genome window above contains:
- the LOC100844160 gene encoding probable serine/threonine-protein kinase PBL7, which gives rise to MGCCCSWVRGVCAVRYKCRSLLTCTGCCSWIRGVCAVRYKCRSLLTCAGCCSWIRGVCGRRKKKEAAQETSTSETKKTKRKWGWGRGGGGKTAHEAEEPLTSETNKKRKNGATSLEMDKSKWLKNRIWKKKKPKNEQLATLVKEISLKNSPKARAAAGEILRIGNHNIPSKVFTFLQLSDATNSFSPENLLGEGGFGRVYRGYNSETMEVIAVKQLDKDGLQGNREFLVEVLMLSLLHHPNLVTLLGYCTECDQKILVYEYMPLGSLQDHLLDLTPKSQPLSWHTRMKIAVDAARGLEYLHEVANPPVIYRDLKASNILLDGTFNAKLSDFGLAKLGPVGDKSHVTTRVMGTYGYCAPEYAMSGKLTKMSDIYCFGVVLLELITGRRAIDTTKPTREQILVHWAAPLFKDKKKFIKMADPLLDNRFPLKGLYQALAISSMCLQEEASSRPLISDVVTALTFLADPNYDPPDDIEPLPISAPFLDQEISRREHECGEEKSQHKTEEDN